Genomic DNA from Candidatus Nitronereus thalassa:
CGAATCTCCTTGTCAGACATCAGGAATGTGAGTTTTTTCCATGCTGGCAACATAGCAAGGGTATTTTACCGCTAGATCACGCCTTTGTTAGCTTTGGGTTAAATTCATAGAAGTCTCCATGAGTCTTAACCGATATCTTTGCTTTTCATATGACGATTGAGAAAGAATGAAGAGAAACCTTTTACAAACCAGGATTTCTTGAGGTGTCTTGAAAAACATTGGAATCAAATAAAACCGAGAGCGTCGTCTTGGCCAGGAGCTTCCCCGCCAGGGGCTGTGGCTGGTCTTTTGGAAACCTTTTGAAAAAACCTCTCTGCAAAGGAGTGACATGAACATTCGAACATGCTGGGGTATGGTCATGCTCTTTGGTGCGCTGTTGTTGGTCTCAAGCTGCGCAGCCCCTCATTTTTTCACGGTGACGATTTATGAAAGCCCCAATCGAGTCGTTAAACTTCAAGCTGTGCCCGATGCGAACCATGGAAAAGGCTTTTCCCATCCCGTCGACATTGATCAGGAGCAGTTGTCCGCGGCGATGCGAGGGCTTCAGGTCGAGATTCATAATGCGGCATTGTCGATTCCATTTCTTGGAGGGTCGAATACCCCTGGGCGGCGCAGGGCGTTTAGTGACAACGAGATCAAATTTTTTGCACCCCTGTTTGCCAAAGGATTAGCGCAAGCTACTCCGGAAGAACTCATCACGTTTTACGAAAATGCCGAAGTCTCGGATCAGTATGAGCTCACAACTTCAGGAGGATTGTATGTGAAGGGAGAGGAAATTCATTTTTTGATCAGCAATTTTGGTGTCAAGACACGGATTTGGCAGGATAACGAGCAATATGAAGCGCCTTACCACTTACGACCCATGGAGCCTATGGATCCCCAGCCTGGCCGTCTGGTTTTTGAACATTCCCAACTTATGGTAGAGCCTCAGCGAGGGATACTCAATATCGGCCTTACCGCCGAACCCTGGGAGGTGGGGGTGCGGTGGAAGGAATTGAAGTAGGTATCTTCGATGAAGATGCCTAGAACTAGCCGTTAAGGTGAAAATAGACTTTGCCAATTAAGGGGACACGCAATATGTTTTGACTATGGGAGGATACCCGGTATTTTCCGTGTCAGGGGAAACATTTAATTCGCTGGATCCGGTTTTCCATACCCGAAGACATTGAACGATAATATAGGGAGTGTTCGTCGAGGTTCCTACCATGGTGGTAGTGTTTTTGGTTCCTGCCAATTGGCCGATGGCAATGAACATATTCCCTTGAAGTGAAAGAAACGAGCCTAATGCTTTTGGGTAAAGCAGTTCCAACCGCCTTCCAGATTGCTGAGTTTCTAGAGCTTCTTTTGACTCGGCCCCAAAATTGTTATTTGCGGGATAAGGCAACCAATTAGCGGATAGTATCATCCCTTCAGAAGTGGATTCTATACGTGAGACTCTTCCAGCAACTTTGATGGGATATTCTGTTAATGACCGTGGAGTGGTCAGAAGTTGATCATACTCAGCGGGAGTGTCTATGGTTTTAGCATCAATATTTGGGAAAGTGGACACCGTGGCACAGCTGGCGAGAATCCAAAAGATTCCTACAAGCCCTCGGGATAACCGTCTGTGTCCCATGGTGAACCTCCTTGTCTGATCGGTAAACTTCCCAGTGAAATCTCCGAAAGGTTTGTCCTCAGAGTATGAGTTCCCGACTATAACCCTTGGTGGATCCATTTCGGTCCCATTACTTTTTGGAAAGATTCAGAATGAAATATCATATTGGAGACGGAAGCGTTGTTCTGTCAGTTCCCCCCCTGGCTGAGCCAGAGTCAAATGCGAGACGTCAATGGTGATTTTGTTTTGGTGCCCGGCAATAAACCAATTGACGGCGGAAGTAAATTCCTGATTTTTGTCAGACGCGACTGACACGTTTGGATCTACAAATGCGTATCGAAGGGCGAGTTCGAGTTCTTCCGGAATAAATGGGATCAGGTAATGAAAGAAGTACCCAATTTGAGTGTAACTGCCCATTAAGTTAGTCTGCATTCCCGTGCCAGAATCTTTTATTTGCTTCCAGTGATATTCATGTTGCAAGGAAAATCCTCGATATTTGAATGCGGTTTCCTCAAGCAATTGGTCGACACGATAGCGGCCTCTTCCTGTGGTGGGAATGGGAAACATGGCTGTTGATATGGTTCCGCCGCCGCTGGAAGAAAATCGGGTAAAATTACTAATATTCGTGGTGGCGCCAAACGAGAGACTACCGGCCGGACGTTCATGGTATTCGATATCGCTTTGTGAAAATTCGAGATCCCGTCCTATGAAATTCCATTGCAAACGACCCATCCACATCATATTGTCATCATCGTTATTGCTGGTTCCTCTCCCCGTTCCCGTGAACACTCCGGCGTAATACCACAGATCCAGGATGGTGCCAGGGAACAGGTGCCCGTACAACATGGCCCCTTGTTGTCGGTCCAATGTAAAGAGCGTGTTGACAATAGAGCGTTCCACAAATTGTTGTTTGCCGGAAGAATCCACTCGCTCGCGGTTGTAATTGATTTTCCATTGCCCGATGCGGAGTTGCAGCCATTTAAATTTTTCCAGAGATAGCCGCCAATCGATCAGCCGAGTTCCGCCTCCTGCTCCTGTCGTACCACTTCCTCCTTCGGCCCAATCAATTTCGAAATAAAATTTGATCCAAGGCCGATATCCATGTCCGCCAACTTTTAACCGGGCGCGGCGAATTTCAAAAGAACTTTCGGGGCCATCCATGAAGGCCGAGGCGGTCAGCAGGTCACCCCGTTCCGGATAGGAATAGCGGAATTGAAAGCGGTTTTGAATTTGCAGTGCATATTTATTATCGCGTGATTTGAGTTCAAACCCTTTCGCACCATAGCCAACAATGATGGGAAATTCCTCGAGAAACCGCTTTTCTTCTTCGACTTGCTTTTTCTCCGTTCTTGATTTCAGGCGTATCCAATCTTCCTTAGTCAAAAGTCCCTTTTCGTACAACGTATCTGCAAGGTCGCCCTGCAACATCACCTCAGGTGCTCCATCTTCACCAGTATCGGAAGAGGCATCGGGTAAGGTGCCGACCCCGAGTTTCGAGGAGGGCTCTGCCGCTTTGCTTACGGTAGTGGTGGAGAGGACAAGAAGGCCCGCAAAGACAAAGCAAGCGTATTTGCACATAGGTTGTATGGCTTTTTAGATTTTTTGATTTTGAGTCGTGGCGTTGACTGATTTTCCGATAGGATTTTGGTGATGATATTCAACTAGAGACTGAAGCGTCAATCACAAATTTCCTAGGGTTTGAGAATGTCCTGGAAGGCCGGATTGGAGAGAAAACTGGGGGGGGGGGAGCCCCCTCGATCCGGATTGAGCGAGGAGGCTCGGCACAGGAGGAGGTAAGCTCCTCAGAAAGATACGTCCCACTGCAAGCGGCCACGTTGTTCGGTAATGGCTGCAGCCATGGGCATATCAAGTGATAAATGGGAGACATCAACGGTAATCTTGTTTCGATGTCCAGCAAAAAACCAGTTGAAAGCGACGGTGTATTCTCGAAGAGTGTCGTTGGAAGCGAACACATTAGGATCAACGAACGCATATCGAAAGGCTACTTCTAATGGTTTGGGAATTGCTGGTACAAGGTAATGTGGGAAGTAGCTGGCTTGGGAATAACTGCCCATCAGGTTGGTTTGTGAAGGCACAACGGAAGCGGTTCCCGTGAAGCCCTTTAACCCGACCCCTGCTCCCTGATCATTAATTTGTTTCCAGTGAAATTCATGTTGAATGGCCAGTCCACGCCATTTCATGGCAAATTCCTCGACCATACCCTGGGTTTTAAACTGGGAGTCTGCTGCCGTACCATCCGATGTAAATGCCCCTCCGATTGATCTTGTCTGTACTAATGTTCCGCATCCGCCGGAAGACCATCTGGTACATTTCCCAACGTTGGTATAAGCGCCAAAGGCCAAACTGGCGGCCGGCTGTTCATGATATTTTAAATCACTTTGTTTCCATGCCAACTCACGACCAAAAATGTTCCATTGGATGCGAGCCATATACATCAATTTGTCGTCATCGTTCGCTTCTCCTCGGCCCGATCCCGTAAACACACCAACATAATAGTTCACATCATAAATTTTTCCAGGAAAGAGCCGGCCCATAACTAAGACGCCGACTTGGCGATCGATGGTAAAGACGGAATTCACGATCGATCGTTCAACAAACGTCTGTTTTCCAGAGGAATCGACCCGCTCACGATTGTAATTGATCTTCCATTGTCCCACTCGGATGGTAAAGGCCTTGTACTTGGCCAAGTCGATACGCCAATCGATCACGCGTGTCGAGCCCGCCGAACCTCCTGAGTTCGCCGTGGACTGCAAATCGACTTCGAAATAATATTTGATCCATGGTTGATACCCATGTCCCCCAATTTTCATTCGGACTCGACGTAGTTCAAATGTGGCTTCGGGGTTGTCATTAAAATCACCGAACGTATCTTCATCACTTCTGTCTGGATAAGTAAAGCGTCCTTGAAAACGCCATTGCAGCGACGTTTGCCATTTCCCATCTTCGGTTTTAAATCCAAATCCTTTTTTCGACCAAAAGGGGATGGTGGGCGTATCCTTGCTTTTTTTCTGCTCGCCGTACCCAGCGGCCTGTTTTTCTCGATCAGCTTCGATTCGAATCCAGTCTTCCTTGCTGATCACGCCTTTTTCGCGCAGGACTTCGGTGAGTACGTCCCCTCCGAAGGCCGGAACCGTCATGGCGCTTGACATAATAAAACTGCTCAAGGCCATGGCCCCGATCCAGCGATGTTGCATGTTCATCCTCTTGTTCCTCCCTACAGTAAGAAATAAATATCGTGATGTTTATGTGAGTAATGAGTCAGGTCGATTGTGAATCAAAAGCTCACGAGGCAAGGATAATTTTTGAGGATTACAGGCGTGTTACGAAAGAATAAAAGTGGGGTAACAATCTGGGGGCTACAGGAAAGGTTTCGGAAAAGAGGTTGGAACCGAGAAAAAAGTCGTTGGGGGTGGTTACCCTCTGACCCCGTCGATGTATTCCTGTGTCAGACGATGTTGGGGGTGGTGAAAAAAATCCCCTGTTGGTCTGGCTTCTATCAAAGTTCCCGAATGACCTTGAATCCAGAACAGTGCCACCTGGTCGGCGATTCGTCTGGCCTGGGCTAGGTTATGGGTCACGAGGATAATGGTGTATTGATCTCGTAGATGGGTAATCAGATCTTCCACAATTCCGCTTGATAGAGGGTCCAGAGCGCTGCAGGGTTCATCCATGAGCAGGACCTCAGGAGAAAGAATTAACGCGCGCGCGATACACAAGCGCTGTTGTTGCCCGCCAGATAACGCGAGTGCTGATGAGTCCAGTCGATCGCAAACTTCATCCCAAAGCCCAACGCGAGTCAGTGATTCTTGAACTTTTGCATCTATGATGCCGGGATCTCCAACGCCATGTTCCTTCAAAGGGAACGTCAGGTTTTTTCGAATGGAAAAAGGAAATGGATTGGGATTCTGAAAAATCATGCCGATTCGACGGCGCAATTGAAGCACGTCAGTCTCGGAGGAACATACATCTATATTCCCAAACCGAATAGATCCATCGACATGACAATGTGGCACAAGGTCTGTGAGACGATTAAGGCAAGTGAGGAAACTTGTTTTTCCACTTCCCGATGGACCGACCAGTGCGGTGATCTTCATTGACTGGATAGAAAGAGATACATTCCCAAGTGCTTGGTGGGAGCCATACTTCACGCTAAGGTTTTCCGTGGAAATGCAGGGGGACGAAGACTGTCCGGCCATGAGTGGTGGCGGAAGATCAGAGGGGCGTGGAGAGGGCATCGTGCTGTGTTGTTTCATGCGGAGAGTACTCTCTTGGAAGACCATCGGTAGCCGATAATCTTGGCTCCAGCGTTGATAACGAACAAGAGCGTGATTAACACCAATGCCGAGGCATAGGCGTTGGCATTGCCACCAGGGACATTCATGGATAAATCATAAATATGAATGGAGAGCGCGCGACCCGAGTCCCACAGAGATTCAGGCATGCGATCCACATAGCCGCTGGTAAAGATTAGCGCAGCAGTTTCTGCGATGGCCCGGCCCAGACCAAGAATGAATCCAGCCAATAAGGCAGGCATGGCCGCAGGAATCAGTATTGAAATGAGAATGGAAGTTTGAGAAAGACCTAATGCGGCTGCCGACAGTCGATAGTCAACGGGCAAGGCGCGGAATCCTTCTTCGGTCGAACGAATCAGCATCGGAAGCACCATGCAGGCCAAGGTGAGCCCTCCCGACACAATGGAAAACCCCAATCCAAGCGTGACACAAAAAAACGCATTTCCAAATAAGCCAAACACAATAGAGGGTATTCCGGCTAACACATCAAGACTGCGACGAATGAGATTGGTCATCCATCCAAATTGATGGTTCACTTCCGAAAGGAGAATAGCGGTACCTAAGCCAATCGGAAGAGCGATCATCATGCACACCACAAGAATGAGCATGGTTGAAACGAGAATTGGCGCAATGCCTCCCTCGCGTCCGGCGTTCCTGGGGGAAGAAGTAAAAAATTCCCAAGACAGACCGGAAAGACCATGCGCGACGATATCGTCTATCAACCATAGGAACATGCCCGTCAGTAATAGGGCTACTATCCGGGAAAGGTTCAGCGCCACTGTATCCTGAATAGCTTGTGGTGGGTTAGGCATGGTGTGGTGCTCGGTTGTACCAATGGACTGCGGTCATCAAGACTAGGACCATCAAGAGCAGCGCCAATCCACTCACAAACAAAGCGGATCGATGATCATCCACCGCATAAGCCATTTCCAAGGCCATGTTCGCGGTCAGTGTCCGAATGGGGTCGAAGATTGACGAGGGGAGCTGCGCGACATTTCCGCATACCATCAGCACCGCCATGGTTTCTCCAAGCGCGCGGGCTGTGGCTAATAGTCCGGCTGTCCATAATCCTGATTTTGCCGAGGGAATGACCACGCGACGTAGAGTGCTCCATCGCCCCATGCCTAAAGCCGCCGCCCCATGAATATACTCGGTGGGCACCTGCGCCAAACTCGATTGAACAAGCAAACTCATGGTGGGAAGAATCATCAGCGCGAGGATAAAAATTCCGGCAAGCAGACTTGCTCCTGGTGGGTGCCATTGGTTGATCAGTGGGACAAGAACTACCAATCCCCAAAAGCCAAACACGACGGATGGAATTCCGGCGAGGAGTTCAATAAATCGAGAGTACAGTGCGGCGATTAAAGGCGGAGCATACCATTGGCAAAAGAGGGCCGAAAAGAATCCGAGCGGTCCTGCAAGAACAATGGCCCCGACGGTGATAAGCACAGTGCCTATGATCATGGGAACGAGGTTGAAAGAGCCTTCTCCTGGATGCCAAGACGAATCGAAGGCAAATCGTTCGATTCCTATGTGTTGCAGAGCTGGCACCGATTCCATAATCACAAACATGACAATGAAGACAAGGATAAGCCCAGCGAGGCCGGCACAAACCCAAAGGGCCCCATGCAGGAACCGGTCAGGATGCCAATGAAATGAAGGCATGC
This window encodes:
- a CDS encoding OprO/OprP family phosphate-selective porin, with the protein product MCKYACFVFAGLLVLSTTTVSKAAEPSSKLGVGTLPDASSDTGEDGAPEVMLQGDLADTLYEKGLLTKEDWIRLKSRTEKKQVEEEKRFLEEFPIIVGYGAKGFELKSRDNKYALQIQNRFQFRYSYPERGDLLTASAFMDGPESSFEIRRARLKVGGHGYRPWIKFYFEIDWAEGGSGTTGAGGGTRLIDWRLSLEKFKWLQLRIGQWKINYNRERVDSSGKQQFVERSIVNTLFTLDRQQGAMLYGHLFPGTILDLWYYAGVFTGTGRGTSNNDDDNMMWMGRLQWNFIGRDLEFSQSDIEYHERPAGSLSFGATTNISNFTRFSSSGGGTISTAMFPIPTTGRGRYRVDQLLEETAFKYRGFSLQHEYHWKQIKDSGTGMQTNLMGSYTQIGYFFHYLIPFIPEELELALRYAFVDPNVSVASDKNQEFTSAVNWFIAGHQNKITIDVSHLTLAQPGGELTEQRFRLQYDISF
- a CDS encoding porin — translated: MNMQHRWIGAMALSSFIMSSAMTVPAFGGDVLTEVLREKGVISKEDWIRIEADREKQAAGYGEQKKSKDTPTIPFWSKKGFGFKTEDGKWQTSLQWRFQGRFTYPDRSDEDTFGDFNDNPEATFELRRVRMKIGGHGYQPWIKYYFEVDLQSTANSGGSAGSTRVIDWRIDLAKYKAFTIRVGQWKINYNRERVDSSGKQTFVERSIVNSVFTIDRQVGVLVMGRLFPGKIYDVNYYVGVFTGSGRGEANDDDKLMYMARIQWNIFGRELAWKQSDLKYHEQPAASLAFGAYTNVGKCTRWSSGGCGTLVQTRSIGGAFTSDGTAADSQFKTQGMVEEFAMKWRGLAIQHEFHWKQINDQGAGVGLKGFTGTASVVPSQTNLMGSYSQASYFPHYLVPAIPKPLEVAFRYAFVDPNVFASNDTLREYTVAFNWFFAGHRNKITVDVSHLSLDMPMAAAITEQRGRLQWDVSF
- a CDS encoding phosphate ABC transporter ATP-binding protein → MKQHSTMPSPRPSDLPPPLMAGQSSSPCISTENLSVKYGSHQALGNVSLSIQSMKITALVGPSGSGKTSFLTCLNRLTDLVPHCHVDGSIRFGNIDVCSSETDVLQLRRRIGMIFQNPNPFPFSIRKNLTFPLKEHGVGDPGIIDAKVQESLTRVGLWDEVCDRLDSSALALSGGQQQRLCIARALILSPEVLLMDEPCSALDPLSSGIVEDLITHLRDQYTIILVTHNLAQARRIADQVALFWIQGHSGTLIEARPTGDFFHHPQHRLTQEYIDGVRG
- the pstA gene encoding phosphate ABC transporter permease PstA — its product is MPNPPQAIQDTVALNLSRIVALLLTGMFLWLIDDIVAHGLSGLSWEFFTSSPRNAGREGGIAPILVSTMLILVVCMMIALPIGLGTAILLSEVNHQFGWMTNLIRRSLDVLAGIPSIVFGLFGNAFFCVTLGLGFSIVSGGLTLACMVLPMLIRSTEEGFRALPVDYRLSAAALGLSQTSILISILIPAAMPALLAGFILGLGRAIAETAALIFTSGYVDRMPESLWDSGRALSIHIYDLSMNVPGGNANAYASALVLITLLFVINAGAKIIGYRWSSKRVLSA
- the pstC gene encoding phosphate ABC transporter permease subunit PstC, which encodes MPSFHWHPDRFLHGALWVCAGLAGLILVFIVMFVIMESVPALQHIGIERFAFDSSWHPGEGSFNLVPMIIGTVLITVGAIVLAGPLGFFSALFCQWYAPPLIAALYSRFIELLAGIPSVVFGFWGLVVLVPLINQWHPPGASLLAGIFILALMILPTMSLLVQSSLAQVPTEYIHGAAALGMGRWSTLRRVVIPSAKSGLWTAGLLATARALGETMAVLMVCGNVAQLPSSIFDPIRTLTANMALEMAYAVDDHRSALFVSGLALLLMVLVLMTAVHWYNRAPHHA